The following proteins are encoded in a genomic region of Xanthomonas citri pv. mangiferaeindicae:
- a CDS encoding ABC transporter: protein MPLLVIAQIALACAILTNALFLLQRQLAPMLIPDGIVRGQLLLVDQLIQAQGRWTTAEVQSLQQALQAIPGVRAVAPTLGIPMRQTMTFTLTLDSPADVSVTATGFAGEGLVPALGLELVRGRDFEDGDYTSNGPLFGDDARRGIVPVILTEALARTLFPDGDAIGGVLSDAGKPRYVVVGTVRRLLRYQLSELDDGQAEYSMLIPNRVFEDLPILAFAVRTEPDAREAVRAQIQAVFARQDGPQLMTGIAPIIVDYESQRSDAFKTRRAAVWLLGTVCLVVTLITLIGIASLTGYWIEQRIRQIGIRRALGATRGDVLRHFLAENALIVAAGLVPGMLAAYAINQWLMQHYAMARLPLAYLPIGAALLWLLGQLAVLGPARRAAAVPPAVATRSA from the coding sequence ATGCCGCTGCTGGTCATCGCGCAGATCGCCCTGGCCTGCGCGATCCTGACCAATGCGCTGTTCCTGCTGCAGCGCCAGCTGGCCCCGATGCTGATTCCCGACGGCATTGTGCGCGGGCAGCTGCTGCTGGTCGATCAGTTGATCCAGGCGCAGGGGCGCTGGACCACCGCGGAGGTCCAGTCGCTGCAGCAGGCGCTGCAGGCGATTCCCGGCGTGCGTGCGGTGGCACCGACCCTCGGCATCCCGATGCGCCAGACAATGACGTTCACTCTCACGCTCGACAGCCCGGCCGACGTCAGCGTCACCGCGACCGGGTTCGCCGGCGAGGGTCTGGTGCCCGCGCTCGGGTTGGAGCTGGTGCGTGGCCGCGATTTCGAGGATGGCGACTACACCAGCAACGGCCCCCTGTTCGGTGACGACGCGCGCCGCGGCATCGTGCCGGTGATCCTGACCGAGGCGCTGGCACGCACGCTGTTCCCGGATGGCGACGCGATCGGCGGCGTGCTCAGCGATGCCGGCAAGCCGCGCTATGTCGTGGTCGGCACCGTCCGCCGCCTGCTGCGCTACCAACTCTCCGAGCTCGACGATGGTCAGGCCGAGTACTCGATGCTGATTCCCAACCGGGTCTTCGAAGACCTGCCGATTCTGGCGTTCGCAGTCCGCACCGAACCGGACGCGCGCGAGGCGGTGCGGGCGCAGATCCAGGCGGTTTTCGCGCGCCAGGATGGCCCCCAGCTGATGACCGGCATCGCACCGATCATCGTCGACTACGAGTCCCAGCGCTCGGATGCGTTCAAGACCCGGCGCGCGGCGGTGTGGCTGCTGGGCACCGTCTGCCTGGTCGTCACACTGATCACGTTGATCGGCATCGCCAGCCTGACCGGCTACTGGATCGAGCAGCGGATCCGTCAGATCGGCATTCGCCGCGCACTTGGCGCGACCCGCGGCGATGTGCTGCGGCACTTCCTGGCCGAGAACGCACTCATCGTCGCGGCCGGCCTGGTCCCGGGCATGCTCGCCGCATACGCGATCAATCAGTGGCTGATGCAGCACTACGCGATGGCGCGTCTGCCGCTGGCCTACCTGCCGATCGGCGCGGCGCTGCTGTGGCTGCTGGGCCAGCTCGCCGTCCTCGGCCCGGCGCGGCGAGCGGCGGCGGTGCCGCCGGCGGTCGCCACGCGCAGTGCGTGA